A region of Falco peregrinus isolate bFalPer1 chromosome 13, bFalPer1.pri, whole genome shotgun sequence DNA encodes the following proteins:
- the NSDHL gene encoding sterol-4-alpha-carboxylate 3-dehydrogenase, decarboxylating isoform X2: protein MVEQLLEQGYMVNVFDIQKRFDNDRVQFFLGDLCDKEALLPALQGVSVAFHCASPAPSSDNRELFYKVNFMGTKAVIEACKEAGVQKLVLTSSASVVFEGTDIKNGSEDLPYAKKPIDYYTETKILQEKEVLSANDPGNNFFTTAIRPHGIFGPRDPQLVPILIQAAKSGKMKFIIGDGKNLVDFTYVENVVHGHILAAENLQKDSPLCGKAFHITNDEPVPFWTFMSRILTGLNYDPPKYHIPYWLAYYLALFLSLVLWLLSPLVTIKPTFTPMRVALAGTFHYYSCERAKRDMGYKPVVSLDEAIDRTLQSYPHLRRAKA from the exons ATGGtggagcagctcctggagcAGGGTTACATGGTCAATGTGTTTGATATTCAGAAGAGGTTTGACAATGACCGAGTGCAGTTCTTCCTGGGAGACCTTTGCGACAAAGAG GCTTTGCTCCCAGCTTTACAAGGTGTGTCAGTGGCATTTCATTGTGCATCACCAGCACCTTCAAGTGACAACAGGGAACTGTTTTATAAGGTGAATTTTATGGGAACCAAGGCAGTCATTGAAGCCTGCAAAGAAGCTGGAGTGCAG AAACTAGTGTTAACTAGCAGTGCCAGTGTAGTTTTTGAGGGCACAGACATAAAAAATGGATCAGAAGACCTCCCTTATGCCAAAAAGCCTATCGACTATTATACAGAGACGAAGATCCTGCAGGAGAAG GAAGTGCTCAGTGCAAATGACCCAGGCAACAATTTCTTCACTACTGCTATTCGTCCCCATGGAATATTTGGTCCTAGAGACCCTCAGCTGGTTCCTATCCTCATCCAAGCAGCTAAGAGTGGCAAAATGAAGTTCATAATTGG ggaTGGAAAGAACTTGGTAGATTTCACCTATGTGGAAAATGTGGTCCATGGACACATCCTTGCTGCAGAAAATCTTCAGAAGGACTCTCCCCTGTGTGGGAAG GCATTTCATATCACAAATGATGAACCAGTTCCTTTCTGGACTTTCATGTCCCGTATCTTGACTGGCTTGAACTACGATCCTCCCAAGTACCATATTCCTTATTGGCTGGCATATTACCTGGCCCTATTCCTGTCTCTAGTGCTGTGGCTGCTAAGTCCGCTGGTCACCATCAAGCCCACTTTTACCCCTATGCGGGTAGCGTTAGCTGGAACGTTTCACTACTACAGCTGTGAACGGGCCAAAAGAGACATGGGCTACAAACCAGTGGTGAGCTTGGATGAAGCAATAGACAGGACTCTGCAGAGCTACCCCCACCTACGTCGGGCGAAGGCCTGA
- the NSDHL gene encoding sterol-4-alpha-carboxylate 3-dehydrogenase, decarboxylating isoform X1 encodes MATRLRSAGRKCTVIGGSGFLGQHMVEQLLEQGYMVNVFDIQKRFDNDRVQFFLGDLCDKEALLPALQGVSVAFHCASPAPSSDNRELFYKVNFMGTKAVIEACKEAGVQKLVLTSSASVVFEGTDIKNGSEDLPYAKKPIDYYTETKILQEKEVLSANDPGNNFFTTAIRPHGIFGPRDPQLVPILIQAAKSGKMKFIIGDGKNLVDFTYVENVVHGHILAAENLQKDSPLCGKAFHITNDEPVPFWTFMSRILTGLNYDPPKYHIPYWLAYYLALFLSLVLWLLSPLVTIKPTFTPMRVALAGTFHYYSCERAKRDMGYKPVVSLDEAIDRTLQSYPHLRRAKA; translated from the exons ATGGCCACACGCCTCAGATCG GCTGGTAGGAAATGCACAGTGATCGGTGGGTCAGGATTCTTAGGCCAGCACATGGtggagcagctcctggagcAGGGTTACATGGTCAATGTGTTTGATATTCAGAAGAGGTTTGACAATGACCGAGTGCAGTTCTTCCTGGGAGACCTTTGCGACAAAGAG GCTTTGCTCCCAGCTTTACAAGGTGTGTCAGTGGCATTTCATTGTGCATCACCAGCACCTTCAAGTGACAACAGGGAACTGTTTTATAAGGTGAATTTTATGGGAACCAAGGCAGTCATTGAAGCCTGCAAAGAAGCTGGAGTGCAG AAACTAGTGTTAACTAGCAGTGCCAGTGTAGTTTTTGAGGGCACAGACATAAAAAATGGATCAGAAGACCTCCCTTATGCCAAAAAGCCTATCGACTATTATACAGAGACGAAGATCCTGCAGGAGAAG GAAGTGCTCAGTGCAAATGACCCAGGCAACAATTTCTTCACTACTGCTATTCGTCCCCATGGAATATTTGGTCCTAGAGACCCTCAGCTGGTTCCTATCCTCATCCAAGCAGCTAAGAGTGGCAAAATGAAGTTCATAATTGG ggaTGGAAAGAACTTGGTAGATTTCACCTATGTGGAAAATGTGGTCCATGGACACATCCTTGCTGCAGAAAATCTTCAGAAGGACTCTCCCCTGTGTGGGAAG GCATTTCATATCACAAATGATGAACCAGTTCCTTTCTGGACTTTCATGTCCCGTATCTTGACTGGCTTGAACTACGATCCTCCCAAGTACCATATTCCTTATTGGCTGGCATATTACCTGGCCCTATTCCTGTCTCTAGTGCTGTGGCTGCTAAGTCCGCTGGTCACCATCAAGCCCACTTTTACCCCTATGCGGGTAGCGTTAGCTGGAACGTTTCACTACTACAGCTGTGAACGGGCCAAAAGAGACATGGGCTACAAACCAGTGGTGAGCTTGGATGAAGCAATAGACAGGACTCTGCAGAGCTACCCCCACCTACGTCGGGCGAAGGCCTGA